The DNA window GGTTGCTCCGGAACCAACGGTCCCACCGGAAGGTAGTTCCGACAGCGACGTAGCTGACGAAGACGAGGAGTACTCATCGCCAAGCGATCCTTGTCTAAGCCCAAGcccgaagagaaggaaaaaggacgACAGTGAAGAAGGCGACAAGGACTACATTCCCCCTAAAGAAGGGGTAAGTAAACTTAATATGTAAAATGTTCACCGTGATAACTATTAGCCCGAGCTAATTCGAAACTTCCATGTATACCTTCTCGTAGGAAATGGCGCCACGGCGATCAAAACGGCAGCCGAAGAAAAAAGTTCCGTCGAAAGACGACAACGTACTAGCTAACACAACCGGCACAAAGAAAGCGAACGGTCAACAAAAGCGAAGAAAAGGAAGGGCGAGAGAAGCGTGAATAGAAAGGATGAATGGTTCCATGTTGTTACACATGTTTCGCCTAAAGGAGAGCCGCTCGCCCCTAAGACGACAAGTGCGAAATTCAGTTCACAGTGTGGCATAAATAGTAAGGGAAAAGATCCCCATCACGGTCAAGGACTGGGATCATGTATCGAATGGGGATAAGGAAGTCCTATGgaaagagttgaagaaaatcttCTAGTTCCCGGATGGATCAGAGGCAGCAGTGAGGAATTGTGCACTGCAAACAATGGCCAAGTCTTGGCGTGGTTGGAAAACCATCTTGAACAAGAAATTTGTGAACACGGGACGCACACCATTTTCGACGTATGCCAACATAACCCCAAATCAGTGGGACGACTTTCTGACGTCGAAGAACTCCCCGGAAGAAATTCAAAGGAGCCAAAAGTTTGCAGAGTTGGCCAAGAAGAACAAATTTCCTCATCGCTTAGGCTCCGCGGGATACGCACCAAAGGTGGAGCAGtggacaaaagaggaggaggaaatgaggaagaagaggcaaCTGGTACCAATGGAGGAGTGGACACAGAGATCAAGGAACTGGGTAAGAGCTAGAACTCCGAAGATCACGGATGAAGGAAAAGTATCGTTTGAAAATCCGGAGCTGCAGAGCGTTgccgataaaatagaaaatttatcCAGTTCATAAAAGAAAGGATCTTTCAAGCCTAAAAGGGAGAAAGATGTGCTAAGTACGGCGCTGGGTACTCCTGAGCATGGGGGAAGGGTTCGAGGTGTGTCGAGCAAGATGAGTTGGAAGGAAGGGTTCAAAAATGACCCCGACAAGAAGCGTGAAGCGTACAAGGATAAACTTAGAGACGAAGGGGCTGCAGAGTTTGAAAGGCAAATGATGGATTTCTGCGTCAAGCACATGCTTTTGCCTCGCCCCGAAACCAAAGACCTAAGCCAGATTACCCCTTCGATGACCTCAAGGAGAATACACCCTGCAGATTGCACGTTCCTATTGGACGCTCCGGGAAAACTCTTGAAGCCGCTACAACCATTGTTATCCCTGGGAGAACATACTATGAAGAGTTCATACCCGATGCGTATGTCAAGGTGCAGCCGCAAGTGGTCCACGAAGGGTTTGAGTCCTACGACATTGACTTCCCGACTGCAGACTGCAGATGGTGTATCCGTACTTGGGGATGCGGcgatcttgtaattctctggcACAAGAATGACATATCCTTTGGATTGGGCACCGACGCCACACAAAAACCTGTGGTGCCTAAACCGGGGTTGGGAAAACCTCCGGGACCTCCTAAGAGGAAGGTGACTGATAAGGCGGAGGAACCCGAGatgcaaaaggaaaatccaGTGCCGGAAGTGCTACCGGAGATTGCATTGCCGGAGGCAGCCATGGAGATTGCACCGCCGGAGGCAGCCATGGAGATTCCGGTGCCGGATGTGCCCATGGAGATTACAGTGGCAAAACCAGAGGTGCAATTTGTGGCATCAGTCGGgtcagaaatagaagaagtaccaggattggaatgggacggtacggagccagaaatatttgaagacccttctcctgcgaaagaccACGGTCCCTGAGAAGGCCACTACCAGTTCTGAGGTGCCACGAGTGCTTAGGAGCCACGACTCCAAGtccaaagatgagaacaaggagaagttcatggtaACCGTCTTCAGAGGGGGTAAGGAACATGCCAAGCTCAGAGATTACGACCCCCAGAAGGCTGCTAAACTAGCCGGGCCAACATACTTCGCAATCGATGATTGCCTGGAAAAGTACGAACATGGGAAAGCATTCTTGCCGGAATGGGCACTGAAAGAAGGACCATGGGAGATGAGAAGGTTACATACCTTCTACATGGAGGCCAGCAAGAAAGGCTTGGGCAATATAACAGCTCGATCACCGGTAGATTGTTTCGGCGAAGAAGGTTACGTATGGCTAGATTTCTCAGATCTCCACGCCATATATCATCGGGATAAGATGGACGTCAACTACGTCGGTGTTTGGTGCATGTGAgtatgagttttaattaattagatgaaaaatatgtataatacaaatccatgtgattgttactaacaaacttcttctgtaggatgcaatacatggatgctaagaagaaaaaagaacacatcggcttcttggatccaactcGGATCTGCCAAACACAGCATACAGTGAGGCTAGCACCAGGGTCTGACCAGCTGAAGGGCAAGAATCCAAAAGAGATAGCagaatacaagaagggcttgcacaaggagaaattgattactgtcgcacagtacattggacgagccttcttgcactttcaaaataagagagtcgtcatggccgcttataattttaagtaagtccAGTACATTTATCTTGTAtacatatgtcttattttagctgGTACTAACTAACTATACTGTTGTTAATATGTAGTGATCATTATATCTGTTTACTCATCCACCCTAAAGACGGAACCGTGGTAGTCTTGGACCCTCTCGATTACAGTCACAAGCAATATAAAGAATTTCTAATAATCTTACAGTAGTAAGTGATTATGACTCTTGCATTTGTATATgaatgtattataaataaatatcctccttactgtgaaacggtacgacatccatacagtgcataccaatactacaagttcaagggtggagaacagACCCAAACAAGGGAGAAGCTGTTAGTACGTACCTATTGGCCGgtaatactccactcacttAATGTATTTCAATTGATTCACTAATTGCAAATTttaactacttttttctatgatatgtcctgaagtgtcacaagcaaccgcgAGGAACGGTCCTTTGCGGATATTATGCGTGTGAATTCCTTAGGGTTAATGGACGGTACAGGACTAACGCGgaggatgtaagtctctatACTATGTACTAGACAGCTTCAcatatttatgatactaatatattgattaacttcaatgcatgcagttgccaagaTTAGAATGTCGAACAAGCTTTGACGATACAGGTATCCTAAATGTCCAGCGTGATCTGTGTcacttcatccaccatgagtgCTGTCATGTGAAAGGAGATTTCTTCGACCCATAGGGTGTCCCAGCGACAAGTGACGAATTCAAGGATCTTCGGGAGTGGAACACTGCTATGCCATAATGTAACTAGATGACGTTATTTGaagtgacaatgtaaaaaaatattgtaatatatatattttggcaacacttttgatttatgcaatatatatagatttctcagtaccaaatgcttgataatcttccaatatatgtacataataatctacctgcaagaatgtctattaaataatttaaaagtaatttacggacaaattattattaaatttcaatattttctacctatcttcgcatgtggaagttttttttttcaggcggccgattcctattttcgcaggcggaccggactagccaacgtccgcctgcgaaaattatcttCACAGGCGGACGGCCGCCCCGCCTGTGAAGATCGGCGATCTTCATAGTCGTTGGCTTACAGGCAGACGGtcgccccgcctgcgaagaccCTTTTCGGCCGCTTGCGATAATGCTTTTCATAGTAGTGTACTCTATGCTCATCATTTAATCCTGATCccaacattttatttttcatatttatccGTACCAAACTCTTGACGTCACTTGCAACATGTACCGTACATGCATGCAATGTACGTACACACCAAACGTTTTATTCGTTATTACTTTGTTTATTATTCAGTCCTGATCGATGAGCCGCGCAGCATGTGTGCATGTAACTCAACAGTAAAGGTTGCCACCCGGGTCAACGCCGAATTGGCGGCAGTAGTCTTTGTAGTAGTTTACCCTTGCGTTGACGGCGCCGGGGTTCTTGCCGTTGCACTCGAGCGCACCGTTGATGGCCCGGATGGTGGCGCCGAACCCCTGCGACATCACCTGGTGCACATTGTTCATCCAGAACCAGAGCGCCGTCTTGAAGGAGATCGTCGGGTCCTGCGCCACCCTGTCCGGGTCCCTCAGCCCGTCGAACCCGATGTTCTGCCCCGCAGGCCCGTAGTTGTAGTTCCACGAGATCTGCAGCGGCCCGCGCCCGTAGTACTTCTTCCCCGGCTGGCACGGCCACTGCTTGTTGTTCTTGTCGCAGTAGTCCATGCTCGCCCCGTTTATCTCGTTGATGTAGCACATATCTGCGAGTGCATTATCATTTATCATCCTCATTagttacatgcatatatgtacaaATACCAGGAGtatgtaattaaatattttcCTTACGTCCGGTCTCATGAGTGACGTGGGCAAAGAAGGCAGCGATCTCACGCTTGGAGTCATCGTTGGTGCGGTCCCTGGCGAAGCCCGAGTAGGAGTGGGCAGCGTTAAGAAACGACTGTCGTGTGTAAAAGTTCTTGCCGGCGCAACCGTTCGGGGCCTGGTTCTTGATCCCATTGAAGAACGCCTCGGTGACCACGCTCTCTACAGAcacgccgctgcctccgcctccgcctccaccacctccgcctcctcctcctccaccaccgccgccgccgtagcacGGGCCAGAGCGGCACCCATCTCCGCAGTAGTCCTTGCCCGTGCCGCAGTACCCCCATTTGCTGCAGCACATGTTCGACTGGCAGCCGCAGTTCTGCGCGCTCGCCTGGCcggtggcggagaggaggagcgcTAGCCCAAGAGCCAGGAACGCCAGCATTGTCggcgtcggtgagttcgccatTATAGGATATGGTGTGAAAGAGGTGATGGTTGATTAGATATCATGATCACCAGCCCGGCTTTTATAAAACGAGCGCCAGCGTCTTCTCTACATACGAGACATCCGTCGTGTACTTGTGGTGTACTTGTGCGACTTGCCAAACTAATCGAGAATTTTAGCATATCCCAATACTTGTGGAGTCCTAGGACACTAGCGTGCGCGCTGCGGTTGCTGCGGCAGAAGGGAACCGCGCGTGCGCCGCCATAATGGAGAGAGGTTGAAAGTCTGCGACCCGGTACCTTCCTATCCGGTGGAATTCCACGCGAAGCCGCGGTTTAATGCCACTATCCGCTCGCTGTATATTGGCCATATGAATCACAGTGTGTCAGCAAGCTAGCATGTGAAGATTTATGGTGGCCTTCGTATTCAACAATCGACTAGAACGATCAGTCCAGAAACAAGACTTCCACGTtcaattgacaaaaaaaaaccacaagAAGACGTACTACGTACGTGATCGTTGAGAGGTTGGTTTGCGGCATACAACGTTCCAAACTTGGACGAACTCATGAACGTCGGAAAACCAGAGGAATGTCTGGGGATCTCTGAAAAGTTTGAACTCTGAAGTTCATTATGGATCAGCTCCGTGAATTTGGGCCTTGAGCTGTCACGGCATGATAGGGCATATCGCCTCTCTTACCCGAGTCTGATTCACACCCCTGAATCACAAAACTAAATCACAAAACTAGATATAGAAGCTCcctaaactattaaaactgGCTTATTTTTGCTCTCCGCAGGATGGTTTGAATAGGTTTTGTCCTATATGGTCCTTACATGATATTATAgtcaacgttttttttttctgacgtgGCATGCTAACTTGGTTAACCTGTATTGACGTAGTGCTAAAAAGAATTAAGAGAAGTTTGTGGGGGCCCATGTGCTAgtaacatggaaaaaaaaaggagatgacggtagcccacatgtcagagaATAGGGGTCGGTGAGCTCGAGATCGAGAGGGCTGAAGCTTGCTATCGTCCGAAGAGAAGAGAAAGTGGTCGCAATGGGAGGCCACCATGCCAGATAGTTGCTGCCCATCCCTCTGCCGCCGAAGTGTTCGTGTTTATCAGCCAAATCTGTCCAAACTCATGCCCGTCGTCCGAGCTCTGTAGTTCCAGAGGAGTGTGGAAAATATTGAATATAGGAGTAACCGTAATAATATGCTCTATTCCATTGTATTATACtggaaaaaatgcccgtgcgttgcaacgggttaAAAACAATTTCAATTATATATAGACTGTGGTGGATAAATAGTTGAATATGgcatttgtttctctttttctttatccACTCTAAAATGTATACGTATTGGTTATGAGCCTTATTTCTATCCTCTCCACACGGTCAACCTTTTTACCtcatctatctttagtcctctCTACAGATCTACACACGGAGttgcacggcggcgagcggcagcatGAATGCAAAGCAACTAAGGTTATATTCGGGAGGAGGGGCCCTCCTATCCAgtcgcatgattaattaagtattagttaaaaaacttttaacataaattaatattattttgttAAAACAATTTcccttcatattttttttaaaaaataccgtTTAGCTGTTTGAGCGTGCGCCCGAAAAATAAGAGAGATAAAGTTATGAACAATGAATCCCGAACATCGAACCCTTGGGTTCGTAACTAATTCCTC is part of the Oryza glaberrima chromosome 4, OglaRS2, whole genome shotgun sequence genome and encodes:
- the LOC127770888 gene encoding chitinase 5, whose product is MANSPTPTMLAFLALGLALLLSATGQASAQNCGCQSNMCCSKWGYCGTGKDYCGDGCRSGPCYGGGGGGGGGGGGGGGGGGGSGVSVESVVTEAFFNGIKNQAPNGCAGKNFYTRQSFLNAAHSYSGFARDRTNDDSKREIAAFFAHVTHETGHMCYINEINGASMDYCDKNNKQWPCQPGKKYYGRGPLQISWNYNYGPAGQNIGFDGLRDPDRVAQDPTISFKTALWFWMNNVHQVMSQGFGATIRAINGALECNGKNPGAVNARVNYYKDYCRQFGVDPGGNLYC